A genomic region of Streptomyces sp. NBC_00247 contains the following coding sequences:
- a CDS encoding flotillin family protein yields the protein MSPVVISVIGIVVLFVFLGLAVVTRYKVAGPSEAFIITGRRGKKHTDPVTGLTSIDNTGQKVVVGGGVFVVPFVQQRYTLDLSSRQIPVKVRGAVTLRGVKANLEGVAIVKVGGSEDAIRASAQRFLRQQAGIAGFTQEVLSGSLRAIVGRMAVEDIIRDRAAFASQVAEEAEASLSGQGLILDAFQIHDITTEGTYLEDLGRPEAARAKQEADIAEANSRRTSEQARLKAAEDIAVAERTFYLKQAEIRVETEVAAAKANAAGPLAEAARQQEVLQEQEKVAQRQAALTDRELDTRVRKPADAARYQAEQEAEARRIAKVKEAEATADRARLTGEGEKLQRSALAAAVRIEGEAQAAAIAARGAAEAEAMRKKADAFAQYGDAAVLQMLVEVLPKVVAKAAEPLSAIDKLTVISTDGASQLARTVTDNVAQGMELLTSTTGVDLASLLKNLTASRTGAPAAAVAAGSEAAAEPSGTDGGNAKGDGKIEVTD from the coding sequence ATGAGTCCAGTCGTCATCTCCGTCATCGGCATCGTCGTTCTGTTCGTGTTTCTCGGCCTCGCCGTCGTCACCCGGTACAAAGTCGCCGGCCCGAGCGAGGCGTTCATCATCACCGGCCGCCGGGGCAAGAAGCACACGGACCCGGTCACCGGTCTGACCAGCATCGACAACACCGGCCAGAAGGTCGTGGTCGGCGGCGGCGTCTTCGTGGTGCCGTTCGTGCAGCAGCGGTACACCCTCGACCTCTCCAGCCGGCAGATCCCGGTGAAGGTGCGCGGGGCCGTCACCCTGCGCGGGGTGAAGGCGAACCTCGAAGGCGTCGCGATCGTCAAGGTCGGTGGCAGCGAGGACGCGATCCGGGCGTCCGCGCAGCGGTTCCTGCGCCAGCAGGCGGGGATCGCGGGCTTCACCCAGGAGGTCCTCTCGGGTTCGCTGCGCGCGATCGTCGGCCGGATGGCGGTCGAGGACATCATCCGCGACCGCGCCGCCTTCGCCAGTCAGGTCGCGGAGGAGGCCGAGGCCAGCCTCTCCGGCCAGGGTCTGATCCTGGACGCCTTCCAGATCCACGACATCACCACCGAGGGCACCTATCTGGAGGACCTGGGCCGCCCCGAGGCAGCCCGCGCCAAGCAGGAGGCGGACATCGCCGAGGCCAACTCGCGGCGGACCTCCGAGCAGGCCCGGCTGAAGGCGGCCGAGGACATCGCCGTCGCCGAGCGGACCTTCTACCTGAAGCAGGCCGAGATCCGGGTGGAGACCGAGGTGGCCGCCGCCAAGGCGAACGCCGCAGGGCCGCTCGCCGAGGCCGCCCGTCAGCAGGAGGTTCTCCAGGAGCAGGAGAAGGTCGCCCAGCGCCAGGCCGCGCTGACCGACCGCGAGCTCGACACCCGCGTCCGCAAGCCCGCCGACGCCGCCCGGTACCAGGCCGAGCAGGAGGCGGAGGCCCGCCGTATCGCCAAGGTCAAGGAGGCGGAAGCCACCGCCGACCGCGCACGGCTGACCGGTGAGGGCGAGAAGCTCCAGCGTTCGGCACTGGCGGCGGCGGTACGCATCGAGGGCGAGGCCCAGGCCGCCGCCATCGCCGCCCGGGGTGCGGCGGAAGCCGAGGCCATGCGGAAGAAGGCCGACGCCTTCGCGCAGTACGGCGACGCGGCCGTCCTGCAGATGCTGGTGGAGGTGCTGCCCAAGGTCGTCGCCAAGGCGGCGGAGCCGCTGAGCGCCATCGACAAGCTGACGGTCATCTCCACCGACGGAGCGAGCCAGTTGGCACGCACCGTCACCGACAACGTCGCGCAGGGCATGGAGTTGCTCACCTCCACGACCGGCGTCGACCTCGCCTCGCTCCTCAAGAACCTCACCGCCTCCCGGACCGGCGCACCGGCAGCCGCCGTGGCGGCGGGTTCCGAGGCGGCTGCGGAGCCGAGCGGCACGGACGGGGGGAACGCGAAGGGCGACGGGAAGATCGAGGTCACCGACTGA
- a CDS encoding DUF6281 family protein, with the protein MRRHRRNGQDRGVPRQGRGAPGGTGTAYAVDGISPELAVGVGDTPETATFFAVHSDADDAEFPPEVRKPIDGS; encoded by the coding sequence CTGCGACGACACCGGCGGAACGGGCAGGACCGAGGAGTCCCCCGGCAGGGCCGAGGAGCCCCCGGCGGGACGGGGACCGCCTACGCGGTGGACGGCATCTCGCCCGAACTCGCCGTCGGGGTCGGCGACACACCGGAGACCGCCACGTTCTTCGCGGTCCACTCCGACGCGGACGACGCCGAGTTCCCGCCCGAGGTGCGGAAGCCGATCGACGGCTCCTGA
- a CDS encoding RNA polymerase sigma factor, which produces MKRALGRSDRSDRRGRHDQAASELFAVLYPRLAGWCRRLVDDDGTAHEIASEAFTRLWARWTSVDEPRGYLYVTAANLVRDHWRSLERERKAVRRVVAEEVVGGHAEQADPSVRMMVQSLPERLRVPILLHYYADMPIREVSALTGRKEGTVKADLHAARELLRAHLRRSLDHTR; this is translated from the coding sequence ATGAAGCGGGCCCTCGGGAGGAGCGACAGGAGCGACCGGCGCGGCCGGCACGACCAGGCCGCGTCGGAGCTGTTCGCCGTCCTCTATCCGCGTCTCGCCGGGTGGTGCCGCCGCCTGGTGGACGACGACGGGACGGCGCACGAGATCGCCTCGGAGGCGTTCACCCGGCTCTGGGCGCGGTGGACTTCGGTGGACGAGCCGCGCGGGTACCTCTACGTCACCGCCGCCAACCTCGTACGCGACCACTGGCGTTCGCTGGAGCGCGAGCGCAAGGCGGTACGCCGGGTGGTCGCCGAGGAGGTCGTCGGCGGTCACGCCGAGCAGGCCGACCCCTCGGTGCGGATGATGGTGCAGTCGTTGCCCGAACGGCTGCGCGTGCCGATCCTGTTGCATTACTACGCGGACATGCCGATCCGGGAAGTGTCCGCGCTGACCGGGCGGAAGGAAGGGACCGTCAAGGCCGATCTCCACGCGGCCCGCGAACTGCTCCGCGCCCACCTGAGGAGAAGCCTTGATCACACGCGTTGA
- a CDS encoding class F sortase: protein MTSYSRRAFGIAAVASLLAGCGSRAGGGSGTGDVRAGAAVTPAPGGGPSAKGSPHVGAEPDALARSLPLRLEVPAIGVDTPVVRLGLEADGTVEVPAITAHDRAGWYEHGPTPGQRGPAVILGHVTVGSYGDGVFRRLGELRAGDRVVVRLKDGTAAEFSVFATRTVAKAEFPTQQVYGNVDRPELRLITCGGARDDDGGYQDNVIVFAALAGSGGTASHPGAR, encoded by the coding sequence GTGACCTCGTACTCCAGGCGGGCCTTCGGGATCGCCGCCGTGGCCTCGCTGCTCGCCGGTTGTGGCAGTCGTGCGGGCGGTGGGAGCGGTACGGGTGATGTGCGGGCGGGGGCTGCCGTCACCCCCGCGCCCGGTGGCGGGCCGTCCGCGAAGGGCTCGCCCCATGTCGGGGCGGAGCCGGACGCGTTGGCGCGCTCGCTGCCGCTGCGGTTGGAGGTTCCGGCGATCGGGGTGGACACCCCGGTCGTCCGGCTGGGCCTGGAGGCGGACGGCACGGTGGAGGTGCCCGCGATCACCGCGCACGACCGGGCGGGCTGGTACGAGCACGGGCCGACCCCCGGCCAGAGGGGCCCGGCTGTGATCCTGGGACACGTGACGGTCGGGTCGTACGGCGACGGGGTGTTCCGGCGCCTCGGGGAACTGCGGGCGGGGGACCGGGTCGTGGTGCGCCTGAAAGACGGGACGGCGGCCGAGTTCTCCGTCTTCGCCACCCGGACGGTGGCGAAGGCGGAGTTCCCCACCCAGCAGGTCTACGGCAACGTGGACCGACCCGAGCTGCGGCTCATCACCTGCGGTGGGGCCCGCGACGACGACGGCGGCTACCAGGACAACGTGATCGTCTTCGCGGCCCTAGCCGGGTCGGGCGGGACCGCGTCCCACCCGGGAGCCCGATGA
- a CDS encoding sortase-dependent protein has protein sequence MRRTTLSLMTLVCAAALATAAGPAFADGPTPAPVPTASVSAVPGEAPTAAPAPATAEPQVATEAATEPPSPVPAEDAQVSAVPAGAPNTGEVAGQSGGGDGALIGGAAAVVLGAGAAVFLVRRRRSLAVSGVNGAAGA, from the coding sequence ATGCGCCGAACCACCCTGAGTCTGATGACGCTCGTCTGTGCCGCCGCGCTTGCCACCGCCGCCGGCCCCGCCTTCGCGGACGGGCCGACGCCGGCCCCGGTTCCGACCGCCTCGGTCTCCGCCGTCCCCGGCGAGGCTCCGACCGCTGCCCCGGCCCCGGCCACCGCGGAGCCTCAGGTCGCCACGGAGGCCGCCACGGAGCCTCCCTCCCCGGTCCCCGCCGAGGACGCCCAGGTCTCCGCCGTACCGGCCGGAGCGCCGAACACCGGTGAGGTCGCCGGGCAGTCGGGCGGCGGTGACGGGGCGTTGATCGGCGGCGCTGCCGCCGTGGTGCTGGGGGCCGGCGCGGCCGTGTTCCTCGTACGTCGCCGCCGCTCCCTCGCGGTGAGCGGCGTGAACGGGGCGGCCGGGGCGTGA
- a CDS encoding helix-turn-helix domain-containing protein has protein sequence MPESQEIGELIRQACAARGWGPSKLARELGIAEGRGPNGLDRQSVRRWMAGRRKPDYWLPYIADVLGLDTDPPRPTPSVPAQRSASRPLAGLDTVASVVELGRSDVLRRNFLAASGAHALGALNLPDPESVTRRTNRVGGLRVGTGEVAAVRQMTRALGDTAAELGGGHARHLAVRYLTEDVAPWLDGSYTDAIGRELFAATSQLVHLAGWMAQDEGNQGMAQQYYAHAYGLAVAADEAELSATALRGLAVQAIDLGPKYGAMALRLSERCVDSAKALDDPRAVSYFQTTLADAAALDGDHRLATRALTAAQTAIEKTPDAAPGESWASHFSIGRWAHHSGMILARLGDLDSATGHLRESLEIHGIDRRRSRAIILADLGQIHLRQGHLDAALATWTEFLDCAEGIRSVKVTEATEDMRTRLDKYRKVPGVEELRARAESHVPTGVGAPAGGG, from the coding sequence GTGCCCGAATCCCAGGAGATCGGCGAGCTGATCCGCCAGGCGTGCGCGGCACGAGGCTGGGGTCCGAGCAAACTCGCCCGGGAGTTGGGCATCGCCGAAGGGCGCGGACCGAACGGCCTCGACCGCCAGTCGGTACGGCGATGGATGGCAGGCCGCCGGAAACCCGACTACTGGCTGCCGTACATCGCCGACGTACTCGGCCTCGACACCGACCCGCCACGCCCCACACCCTCCGTACCCGCTCAACGATCCGCCTCCCGCCCCCTTGCGGGCCTCGATACCGTGGCGTCAGTCGTCGAGTTGGGGAGGAGCGACGTGCTTCGGCGAAACTTCCTGGCCGCCTCGGGCGCCCACGCTCTGGGCGCTCTGAACCTGCCCGACCCGGAGAGCGTCACCCGCCGGACCAACCGCGTCGGCGGCTTACGCGTCGGCACCGGCGAGGTAGCCGCCGTACGCCAGATGACCCGCGCCCTCGGCGACACCGCCGCCGAACTCGGCGGCGGACACGCCCGCCACCTCGCCGTCCGCTATCTCACCGAGGACGTCGCCCCCTGGCTCGACGGCAGCTACACGGACGCCATCGGCCGCGAGTTGTTCGCCGCGACCTCCCAACTCGTGCACCTGGCGGGCTGGATGGCCCAGGACGAGGGCAACCAGGGCATGGCCCAGCAGTACTACGCCCACGCCTACGGCCTCGCCGTCGCCGCGGACGAAGCCGAACTCTCCGCAACGGCACTGCGGGGACTGGCCGTTCAGGCGATCGACCTCGGCCCCAAATACGGCGCGATGGCCTTGCGCCTCTCCGAACGCTGCGTCGACAGCGCGAAAGCGCTGGACGACCCGCGCGCCGTCTCCTACTTCCAGACCACCCTCGCCGACGCCGCCGCCCTCGACGGCGACCACCGCCTCGCCACCCGGGCCCTCACCGCCGCCCAGACCGCGATCGAGAAGACCCCCGACGCGGCCCCCGGCGAATCCTGGGCCTCCCACTTCAGCATCGGCCGCTGGGCCCACCACTCCGGCATGATCCTCGCCCGCCTCGGCGACCTGGACAGCGCCACCGGCCACCTCCGCGAGTCCTTGGAGATCCACGGCATCGACCGCCGCCGCAGCCGGGCCATCATCCTCGCCGACCTCGGCCAGATCCACCTCCGCCAGGGCCACCTCGACGCCGCCCTCGCCACCTGGACCGAGTTCCTCGACTGCGCCGAAGGCATCCGCTCCGTCAAGGTCACCGAAGCCACCGAGGACATGCGCACCCGACTCGACAAGTACCGCAAGGTCCCCGGCGTGGAGGAGCTGCGCGCACGCGCGGAAAGCCACGTACCCACGGGGGTGGGGGCTCCGGCCGGGGGCGGGTGA
- a CDS encoding polysaccharide deacetylase family protein, which yields MDETSVTSRSRTCGTTTEAEIPSTRSGELLGHPPGERLLIVNCDDFGMYPAINEAVVEAIEQGVAGSCSLMVPCPAAPDAMRRLLRRPEVSFGVHLTMVCELPGAPWGPVSDRGQVPSLLDPMGRFFAPTPSGRGVLLAQARIEEVEREFRAQIDTVADAGLTPTHLDFHCLADGGRDDIFDLTVSLAAEYGLAVRAWLGPAREAMRRRRLPVSENDFLDSYALPLDGKPSRYVQLLRDLPPGLNEWAVHPSLGTRESRVLDEGWRVRRTDYEFLVSPQARTVLAEEGIRLVDYAEVRRVWQEWARGGRLGR from the coding sequence ATGGACGAGACGAGTGTCACTTCCCGCAGCCGTACCTGTGGCACCACCACCGAGGCCGAGATCCCGTCCACGCGCTCCGGCGAACTGCTCGGTCACCCGCCCGGAGAACGTCTGTTGATCGTCAACTGTGACGACTTCGGGATGTACCCCGCCATCAACGAGGCGGTGGTGGAAGCGATCGAGCAGGGCGTCGCGGGCTCGTGCAGCCTGATGGTTCCGTGCCCGGCCGCACCGGACGCGATGCGGCGACTGCTCCGGCGGCCGGAGGTCTCGTTCGGCGTCCACCTCACGATGGTCTGCGAGCTGCCCGGTGCCCCCTGGGGTCCGGTGAGCGACAGGGGGCAGGTGCCGTCCCTGCTGGACCCCATGGGCAGGTTCTTCGCCCCGACCCCCTCCGGCCGTGGGGTGCTCCTCGCCCAAGCCCGGATCGAGGAAGTGGAGCGGGAGTTCCGGGCCCAGATCGACACCGTGGCGGACGCCGGGCTCACCCCCACCCACCTGGACTTCCACTGCCTCGCCGACGGTGGCCGCGACGACATCTTCGACCTCACCGTGTCCCTCGCCGCCGAGTACGGCCTCGCCGTCCGCGCCTGGCTGGGCCCCGCGCGCGAGGCCATGCGCCGGCGCCGCCTGCCCGTCAGCGAGAACGACTTCCTGGACAGCTACGCCCTCCCGCTCGACGGCAAACCTTCCCGGTACGTCCAGCTCCTGCGCGATCTGCCGCCCGGCCTCAACGAATGGGCGGTCCACCCGAGCCTCGGCACCCGGGAGTCCCGGGTCCTGGACGAGGGCTGGCGCGTACGACGTACGGACTACGAGTTCCTGGTCTCGCCTCAGGCGCGCACGGTACTGGCCGAGGAGGGCATCCGGCTGGTCGACTACGCGGAGGTGCGGCGGGTCTGGCAGGAGTGGGCCCGCGGGGGACGCCTCGGGCGTTGA
- a CDS encoding cation:proton antiporter regulatory subunit codes for MGTRRTTLPGVGTQYDFITESGQHISVVVHHDGRRFIGFYEQDDPDSCRLSVPLTTHEATALAHLIDTAPIDAVRTEGIDLVTEHIPLGSRSPYGGRVLGDTRARTRTGASIVAVLRTHSAHPSPGPDFRLAIGDTLVVVGTREGVDTLSEIIAEG; via the coding sequence ATGGGAACCCGCCGCACCACGCTGCCCGGAGTCGGCACTCAGTACGACTTCATCACCGAGTCGGGCCAGCACATCTCCGTCGTCGTCCACCACGACGGGCGCCGGTTCATCGGGTTCTACGAGCAGGACGACCCAGATTCGTGCCGGCTGTCCGTACCCCTGACGACGCACGAGGCGACCGCGCTCGCCCACCTCATCGATACGGCGCCGATCGACGCCGTACGGACCGAGGGCATCGACCTGGTCACCGAGCACATCCCGCTCGGTTCGCGTTCGCCCTACGGAGGACGGGTGCTGGGGGACACGCGGGCACGGACCCGGACCGGGGCGTCGATCGTCGCGGTGTTGCGGACGCACAGTGCGCACCCGTCGCCGGGGCCCGACTTCCGGCTGGCCATCGGCGACACGCTCGTCGTCGTCGGTACCCGTGAGGGCGTCGACACGCTCTCCGAGATCATTGCGGAGGGCTGA
- a CDS encoding cation:proton antiporter, with the protein MHDMTALLVELGSVILGLGIIGRFAGRIGLSPIPLYLLAGLAFGEGGLLPLGASEEFTAVGAEIGVILLLLLLGLEYSASELVTSLKTQYPSGLVDFVLNATPGAVAALILGWGPAGAVALAGVTWISSSGVIAKVMTDLGRLGNRETPVILGVLVIEDLAMAVYLPLLTAMVAGVGLAGGSIALLIALGTVGFVLYLALRHGRLISRAVSSDNPEMLLLVVLGLTVLVAGLAQELQVSAAVGAFLVGIALSGEVAEGARKLLTPLRDLFAAVFFVFFGLSTNPADIPPVLLPAALLAVVTMLTKIFTGWYAARRAGIKSRGRWRAGGTLVARGEFSIVIAGLAVATEPRIGPIATAYVLILVILGPLTARWTEPAVLRIKAMRGTRTGSAGTTEASKDTATTYVRPTHDDLTPEHAGEVRD; encoded by the coding sequence GTGCACGACATGACCGCACTGCTGGTGGAGCTCGGCTCCGTCATTCTCGGGCTGGGGATCATCGGACGGTTCGCCGGCCGGATAGGTCTCTCGCCGATTCCCCTCTACCTCCTGGCAGGTCTCGCGTTCGGCGAGGGCGGGCTGCTGCCGCTCGGCGCGAGTGAGGAGTTCACCGCGGTCGGCGCCGAGATAGGCGTGATCCTGCTGCTGCTCCTCCTCGGGCTCGAGTACAGCGCCTCCGAACTGGTCACGAGCCTCAAGACCCAGTACCCCTCCGGTCTCGTGGACTTCGTCCTCAACGCGACCCCCGGCGCCGTCGCCGCGCTGATCCTCGGCTGGGGGCCCGCCGGGGCCGTCGCACTGGCCGGGGTCACCTGGATCTCCTCGTCCGGTGTGATCGCCAAGGTGATGACGGACCTGGGGCGCCTCGGCAACCGGGAGACCCCGGTCATCCTCGGCGTCCTCGTCATCGAGGACCTGGCGATGGCGGTGTACCTGCCGCTGCTGACCGCCATGGTCGCCGGAGTCGGGCTCGCCGGAGGCAGCATCGCGCTGCTGATCGCGCTCGGGACCGTGGGGTTCGTCCTCTACCTGGCGCTGCGCCACGGCCGGCTCATCAGCCGGGCCGTCTCCTCCGACAACCCGGAGATGCTGCTCCTCGTCGTCCTCGGTCTGACCGTGCTCGTCGCCGGGCTGGCGCAGGAGCTCCAGGTCTCGGCGGCCGTGGGCGCGTTCCTCGTCGGCATCGCGCTCTCGGGCGAGGTCGCCGAGGGAGCCCGCAAGCTGCTCACGCCGCTGCGGGATCTCTTCGCGGCGGTGTTCTTCGTCTTCTTCGGGCTCTCGACCAACCCGGCCGACATCCCGCCGGTCCTGCTCCCGGCGGCACTGCTCGCGGTCGTCACCATGCTCACCAAGATCTTCACCGGCTGGTACGCGGCCCGTCGCGCGGGCATCAAGTCCCGTGGCAGGTGGCGGGCCGGCGGCACGCTCGTGGCCCGCGGCGAGTTCTCCATCGTCATCGCCGGCCTGGCCGTCGCGACCGAGCCGCGCATCGGGCCCATCGCCACCGCGTACGTACTGATCCTGGTCATCCTCGGTCCGCTCACCGCCCGCTGGACCGAACCGGCGGTCCTCCGGATCAAGGCGATGCGCGGCACCCGTACCGGCTCCGCCGGCACCACCGAAGCATCCAAGGACACCGCCACCACGTACGTACGGCCCACGCACGACGACCTCACGCCCGAGCACGCCGGGGAGGTCCGCGACTGA
- a CDS encoding M56 family metallopeptidase, with product MGVFVYLPLVLPLTALPVARLAAHHLHPRSATRLLAAAGTTLALCSTLCLALLMVIGTARLPGNPLPDGWSDPEVRAALPYEDRTGLVAIGVLAVVVAGCGATLVRHVRTRYAATRALKASERAAGQRPEAAGEVYGSGACVVESPVPYAYALPGRCRPAHRRGARTGGRRSGRRGGTGRVVVSSALLGCLEPPERQALFAHERAHLAGRHHRYLLLTQLAARANPFLVPLRTAVAYSTERWADEEAARVVGSRRVVARAVGKAALVSAGSPYEGLAAFAVEGPVPRRVAALLDPAPTARFWPPASTHLFLAALTATVGTAASALSSVNATVALVRILHAATSL from the coding sequence ATGGGTGTCTTCGTCTACCTGCCACTCGTACTGCCGCTGACCGCGCTTCCCGTCGCGAGGCTGGCCGCACACCATCTCCACCCGCGCAGCGCGACCCGTCTGCTGGCCGCCGCCGGTACGACGCTCGCCCTGTGCAGCACCCTCTGTCTCGCCCTGCTGATGGTGATCGGTACGGCCCGGCTCCCGGGCAATCCGCTGCCGGACGGCTGGTCGGACCCCGAGGTCCGGGCCGCGCTGCCCTACGAGGACCGGACGGGCCTGGTGGCCATCGGCGTTCTGGCCGTGGTGGTGGCCGGTTGCGGGGCGACGCTGGTACGCCATGTCCGTACCCGGTACGCCGCGACCCGCGCGCTGAAGGCGTCGGAGCGGGCGGCGGGGCAGAGGCCGGAGGCGGCGGGCGAGGTGTACGGGAGCGGGGCGTGCGTGGTGGAGTCCCCCGTCCCCTACGCGTACGCGCTCCCCGGGCGCTGCCGCCCGGCCCACCGCCGTGGCGCCCGGACGGGTGGCCGCAGGAGTGGACGGAGAGGGGGCACGGGCCGGGTCGTCGTCTCCAGCGCCCTGCTCGGCTGTCTCGAACCGCCCGAGCGCCAGGCCTTGTTCGCCCATGAGCGGGCCCACTTGGCGGGGCGTCACCACCGCTATCTGCTGCTGACCCAACTCGCCGCGCGCGCCAACCCGTTCCTGGTGCCCCTGCGTACGGCGGTGGCGTACAGCACCGAGCGCTGGGCCGACGAGGAGGCGGCACGGGTGGTGGGGAGCCGTCGCGTGGTGGCGCGGGCGGTGGGCAAGGCGGCGCTGGTTTCGGCCGGATCGCCGTACGAGGGCCTGGCCGCCTTCGCGGTGGAAGGGCCCGTACCGCGCCGCGTCGCCGCCCTCCTCGACCCTGCCCCGACCGCCCGTTTCTGGCCACCCGCATCGACCCATCTGTTCCTCGCCGCGCTGACGGCGACGGTGGGCACGGCGGCGTCGGCGCTGTCGTCGGTGAACGCCACGGTTGCCCTGGTGCGCATCCTGCACGCGGCCACCTCGTTGTAG
- a CDS encoding BlaI/MecI/CopY family transcriptional regulator — protein sequence MGGAPSGAGRLRRRAQGELEAQVLAVVRAGGGPVTAGWVRERLEGGLAHTTVITILSRLHEKNAVTRTRAGRSYTWTNASDEAGLAALRMRRVLDGERDREAVLARFVSALTPGDEERLRALLSRAAQAGPDAADATEGR from the coding sequence GTGGGCGGCGCTCCGTCGGGCGCTGGGCGGCTGCGCAGGCGGGCTCAGGGCGAGCTGGAGGCGCAGGTGCTCGCGGTGGTGCGTGCGGGCGGCGGGCCGGTGACGGCGGGCTGGGTGCGCGAACGCCTCGAAGGCGGCCTCGCCCATACGACCGTCATCACGATCCTCTCCCGCCTCCACGAGAAGAACGCGGTCACCCGCACCCGCGCGGGCCGTTCCTACACCTGGACGAACGCCTCCGACGAGGCCGGCCTCGCCGCGCTGCGGATGCGCCGGGTACTCGACGGCGAACGGGACCGCGAGGCCGTCCTCGCCCGCTTCGTCTCCGCGCTCACCCCCGGCGACGAGGAGCGTCTGCGCGCTCTGCTGTCCCGGGCCGCGCAGGCCGGGCCGGACGCGGCCGACGCCACGGAAGGCCGATGA
- a CDS encoding tellurite resistance TerB family protein, giving the protein MALWDRIKESASTMQTQLEAKKNDLKSGAFRDASMAMCALVSAADGSIDPSERQRVAQLIMSNDVLQNFPADDLQRRFNAYVDKLTADFAFGKVSVLQEIGKAKKKPAEARAVIQIGIVIGGADGDFDKSEQAVVREACFALDLPPHEFDL; this is encoded by the coding sequence ATGGCCCTTTGGGACCGGATCAAGGAATCCGCCTCGACGATGCAGACGCAGCTGGAGGCGAAGAAGAACGACCTGAAGAGCGGGGCGTTCCGCGATGCGAGCATGGCGATGTGCGCCCTGGTCTCCGCGGCCGACGGTTCCATCGACCCGTCCGAGCGTCAGCGCGTCGCCCAGCTGATCATGAGCAACGACGTGCTCCAGAACTTCCCCGCGGACGACCTCCAGCGTCGCTTCAACGCGTACGTGGACAAGCTCACCGCGGACTTCGCCTTCGGCAAGGTCTCCGTGCTCCAGGAGATCGGCAAGGCGAAGAAGAAGCCTGCCGAGGCGCGCGCGGTCATCCAGATCGGCATCGTCATCGGCGGCGCCGACGGCGACTTCGACAAGTCGGAGCAGGCCGTGGTCCGGGAGGCGTGTTTCGCACTCGACCTGCCGCCGCACGAGTTCGACCTCTGA
- a CDS encoding SAV_915 family protein, whose amino-acid sequence MESALQDPDPLEPVPAGPPLASVPAGPLFVPVRSGSARCPSSVRALFFRTPLGARTAVAFTSQVRLVATLGAGQPWVRLCEPALRALAAPLGVRTLTVDPQLSAPRAADPHPSVPHTAARAAHTQPAATTSSAPDPTPAAPGVPDASALVRHGR is encoded by the coding sequence ATGGAAAGCGCGCTGCAGGATCCCGACCCCCTCGAACCCGTCCCGGCCGGACCTCCACTCGCATCCGTCCCGGCCGGGCCCCTGTTCGTACCCGTCCGGTCGGGTTCCGCCCGCTGTCCGTCGAGCGTCCGGGCGCTGTTCTTCCGCACCCCGCTCGGCGCGCGCACCGCCGTCGCGTTCACCTCTCAGGTGCGGCTCGTCGCCACCCTGGGCGCCGGACAGCCGTGGGTACGCCTCTGCGAACCCGCCCTGCGCGCCCTCGCCGCGCCGCTCGGCGTCCGTACCCTCACCGTCGACCCGCAGCTCTCCGCGCCGCGCGCCGCCGATCCGCACCCCTCGGTGCCGCACACCGCGGCGCGGGCCGCCCACACGCAACCCGCCGCGACCACGTCGTCCGCGCCGGACCCGACTCCCGCCGCGCCGGGCGTCCCCGACGCCTCCGCGCTCGTCCGCCACGGACGCTGA